AGTGTTACGCCGCCTCTACGACCAAATGCCCGAACCCAAGTGGGTTGTGGCCATGGGCGATTGTGCCTCGTGTGGTGGGGTCTACAACAACTATGCGATCGTGCAAGGTGTTGACGAAATTGTGCCAGTCGATGTCTATGTAGCTGGCTGCCCACCCCGCCCTGAAGCCTTGATCGACGGGATTTTGCAATTGCACGAGAAGATCAAGCGCGACAAAATTACCGATCACGCCGATGGCAAGCCGATTCGGCTCGAACAAGCAGAACGTGGCGCACTTAAGCCACTTGGCTAAATTTCGCCAATCTGTCGTGGGGCAATGGGCCTTGATCACCGGCGATCAAGCGCTAAGGCATTGCCCTACGTTGTATTTGGTGCAACCATTACGCTGGCAACGCCCTGTTGCAGCGTCTCGCCGTGGCTGCGTCACTCTTCATTGAGGAAGCTATGATTGATAGAGCAACCTTGGAGCAGCGCGTTTCTGCCCAATT
This sequence is a window from Herpetosiphon gulosus. Protein-coding genes within it:
- a CDS encoding NADH-quinone oxidoreductase subunit B family protein; translated protein: MGLEEKAGDLGIVTTTLEGVVNWGRTKAMWPMLFGLACCAIEMMAGQASNYDMSRFGLELMRASPRQADLMIVAGRVSRKMAPVLRRLYDQMPEPKWVVAMGDCASCGGVYNNYAIVQGVDEIVPVDVYVAGCPPRPEALIDGILQLHEKIKRDKITDHADGKPIRLEQAERGALKPLG